A genomic region of Pseudochaenichthys georgianus chromosome 12, fPseGeo1.2, whole genome shotgun sequence contains the following coding sequences:
- the rc3h2 gene encoding roquin-2 isoform X3, which yields MPVQAAQWTEFLSCPICYNEFDSSSHQPISLGCSHTVCKTCLHKLHRKACPFDQTPISTDIDLLPVNCALLQLVGAQVPDVQPVSLNSAAEVENYEACKVCVEELALYLKPISGAKGVATLSPSVLSRPMQRKLVTLVNCQLVEEEGRVRAVRAGRSLGERTVTELILQHQNPQQLSANLWAAVRARGCQFLGPAMQEDALKLVLLALEDGSALSRKVLVLFVVQKLEARFPQASKTSIGHVVQLLYRASCFKVTKRDEDSSLMQLKEEFRTYEALRREHDAQIVHIAMEAGLRISPEQWSSLLYGDLVHKSHMQSIIDKLQSPESFAKSVQELTIVLQRTGDPANLTSLRPHLELLANIDHNPDVPAPSWEELESVMLAVKLVVHGLVEFIQNFSKKSHDTPQPQANSKYKTSMCRDLRQQGGCPRGTNCTFAHTQDELEKFRLRNKKSISAGRAFPLSPGVMGKTFTMEGGIHEELSAGVGQGLQDTGEDMASLTEGVPCLTHPQLISRGADMMEEIKRAVPNGSNGANGSNGLSSRNTGSTEKKPISPPRTPVSHSSASSPLTTAGGRGDGGDSMPKHGQFVLRASHPSQASELYYQEPHSAYDTPHYQPTSGSYYQSSLHPPHKPCMARFLRSSNVPESSLPPSIGPPPSSYPNDPHAPHPPSSSSSGFPPRDRMGPPAFHHHPGQPQYGPLAPAHGVYAPLYDSRRVWRPQLYHREDARSNSLPPEVLHSSVYQPPLRERFNSLDSNYCSGSEHRAGLHRDYGRVPLGYEDLFRRKQEQWAHHHHHHNANRPSQSSPIFTIDFGTEHVEGSGGQCMGCRFRGEESLAHYSPWSCGTIGTCLSPFEPETLAHTSAHSCSEHSELDSNGGGGGGVSSSGVGKRWLHSLDHYRRMKDEDPIIPFSEGPIISKWGAISRASRTGYHTTDPIQATACQGSANTTPINFKDYNHYLDHSDYRWSSRGSDSSSHSSFLESEQLCASDLHCRRTSISSGEKIASDLQARQFAYSRERGRAESEPDPERDIELELCALDMEDSEIKSQESLDLAALQSQDASHFLPPPCSSPLLSSPVEEHSQTEGPLTENMDTHLLKKMAFRKSLSPGGFVSGGLGVGKLVLRTGSPRLGDTSTRACPETPGTEMLLNRS from the exons ATGCCAGTGCAGGCGGCCCAGTGGACGGAGTTCCTGTCCTGTCCCATCTGCTACAATGAGTTTGACAGCAGCAGCCACCAGCCCATCAGCCTGGGCTGCTCCCACACGGTGTGTAAGACCTGCCTCCACAAGCTGCACCGCAAGGCCTGCCCCTTCGACCAGACCCCCATCAGCACTGACATCGACCTGCTGCCGGTCAACTGTGCCCTGCTGCAGCTGGTTGGAGCTCAG GTCCCAGATGTGCAACCGGTGAGCCTGAACAGTGCAGCAGAAGTTGAGAACTATGAGGCGTGCAAGGTGTGCGTTGAAGAGCTGGCTCTCTACCTGAAACCCATCAGCGGAGCAaagg GTGTGGCGACTCTGAGTCCTAGCGTGCTCAGCCGACCGATGCAGAGGAAGCTGGTGACCTTGGTGAACTGCCagctggtggaggaggagggccGTGTGCGGGCGGTGCGGGCCGGCCGGTCGCTGGGAGAACGGACCGTAACCGAGCTCATCCTCCAGCACCAGAACCCTCAGCAGCTCTCTGCCAACCTCTGGGCAGCGGTGAGGGCGCGGGGCTGCCAGTTCCTGGGTCCTG CTATGCAAGAAGACGCTCTGAAACTAGTTTTACTGGCTCTGGAGGACGGCTCAGCTTTGTCCAGGAAGGTGTTAGTTTTGTTTGTAGTTCAAAAGCTCGAGGCTCGCTTCCCCCAGGCCTCCAAAACCAGCATAGGGCACGTGGTGCAGCTTCTCTACAGGGCCTCCTGCTTCAAG GTGACTAAGCGGGATGAAGACTCCTCGCTGATGCAGCTGAAAGAAGAGTTCCGAACGTACGAGGCTCTCCGGAGAGAACATGACGCTCAGATCGTCCACATCGCCATGGAGGCGGGACTACGGATTTCCCCCGAGCAGTGGTCCTCTCTGTTGTACGGAGACTTGGTCCATAAATCACATATGCAGTCCATTATAGACAAG TTGCAGTCTCCGGAGTCGTTTGCAAAGAGCGTTCAGGAACTGACGATCGTACTTCAGAGGACAGGGGACCCCGCCAACCTCACAAGCCTTAGACCGCACCTAGAGCTGCTCGCCAACATAGACCACAACCCAG ATGTCCCGGCACCATCATGGGAGGAGCTGGAAAGTGTGATGCTAGCTGTGAAGTTGGTGGTCCATGGACTTGTGGAATTCATACAGAACTTCAGCAAAAAGAGCCATGACACTCCACAG CCTCAGGCCAACAGCAAGTACAAGACCAGCATGTGCAGAGACCTCCGTCAGCAGGGAGGCTGTCCCAGAGGAACCAACTGTACTtttgcacacacacaggatGAACTGGAGAA ATTCAGACTGAGAAACAAGAAGAGCATCAGCGCTGGCCGTGCATTCCCTTTGTCTCCAGGGGTTATGGGTAAAACCTTCACCATGGAGGGCGGCATCCACGAGGAATTGTCTGCAGGCGTGGGGCAAGGGCTCCAAGACACAGGGGAGGACATGGCCTCCCTGACAGAGGGGGTGCCCTGCCTGACTCACCCACAACTGATCTCCAGAGGGGCTGACATGATGGAGGAAATAAAGAGGGCGGTGCCAAATGGATCCAATGGGGCTAATGGGTCCAACGGGCTATCCAGCAGAAACACGGGGTCAACTGAAAA GAAGCCCATCTCCCCTCCCAGGACTCCGGTCAGCCACTCCTCAGCGTCATCTCCCTTGACAACAGCAGGGGGGCGGGGTGATGGTGGCGATTCTATGCCCAAACATGGTCAGTTTGTGCTGCGCGCATCACATCCTTCTCAGGCGTCAGAGCTGTACTATCAGGAGCCCCACTCTGCATATGACACGCCACATTATCAACCAACCT CAGGTTCCTACTACCAATCCTCTCTCCATCCTCCTCACAAACCCTGCATGGCTCGCTTCCTTCGATCCTCCAACGTCCCAGAATCCTCTCTCCCGCCCTCGATTGGCCCTCCGCCATCTTCCTACCCAAATGACCCACATGCACCACACccaccttcctcctcctcttcgggCTTCCCTCCCCGAGATAGGATGGGACCTCCTGCCTTCCACCACCACCCGGGGCAGCCTCAGTACGGCCCTCTGGCTCCTGCTCACGGTGTTTATGCTCCGCTCTACGACAGCAGGAGAGTCTGGAGGCCTCAG CTGTACCACAGGGAGGATGCCAGGAGCAACTCGCTGCCTCCGGAAGTGCTGCATTCCTCCGTCTACCAGCCTCCACTCAGGGAGAGATTCAACTCTCTCGACAGCAACTACTGCTCCGGAAGTGAACACCGTGCAGGGCTACACAGG GATTATGGCCGCGTTCCTCTCGGTTACGAGGATTTGTTCAGGAGGAAGCAGGAACAGTGggctcatcatcatcaccatcataaCGCCAACAGGCCCTCCCAGTCCTCCCCCATCTTCACCATCGATTTTGGTACAGAG catgTGGAGGGCAGCGGAGGTCAGTGCATGGGGTGCCGGTTCAGAGGCGAGGAGAGTTTAGCCCACTACTCCCCGTGGTCCTGCGGTACCATCGGCACCTGCCTTAGCCCCTTTGAGCCTGAAACACTCGCACACACATCGGCTCACTCCTGCTCAGAGCACTCG GAGTTGGACAGTAAcggaggtggaggaggtggtGTGAGCAGTAGTGGTGTCGGGAAAAGATGGCTGCATTCGTTGGATCATTATCGGCGCATGAAAGACGAGGACCCGATCATTCCCTTTAGTGAGGGGCCCATtatctcaaagtggggggccaTATCCAGAGCATCTCGCACGGGCTACCACACCACCGACCCCATCCAAGCCACGGCCTGCCAGGGGAGTGCCAACACCACACCCATCAACTTTAAAG ATTACAACCACTACCTGGATCACAGCGACTACAGGTGGAGCTCCAGAGGATCGGACTCTTCCAGCCACTCCAGTTTCCTAGAGAG CGAGCAGCTTTGTGCATCAGATCTTCACTGCCGTCGAACGTCCATTAGCAGTGGAGAGAAAATCGCGTCCGACCTTCAGGCACGTCAGTTCGCCTACAGCCGGGAGCGTGGCCGGGCCGAGAGCGAACCGGACCCGGAGCGAGACATCGAGCTCGAACTCTGCGCTCTAGACATGGAGGATTCAGAGATCAAGTCTCAG GAGTCTTTAGACCTGGCCGCCCTACAGTCTCAGGATGCTTCCCACTTCCTCCCTccaccctgctcctctcctctcctctcttctcctgtGGAGGAGCACTCCCAAACAGAAGGTCCTCTGACTGAAAATATGGACACTCACCTGCTGAAAAAGATGGCCTTCAG GAAGTCTTTATCTCCTGGAGGCTTTGTCTCAGGAGGTCTTGGCGTTGGCAAGCTAGTCCTGCGGACTGGATCTCCTCGACTGGGGGACACTTCCACCCGGGCTTGTCCTGAGACACCCGGGACAGAAATGCTGCTCAATAGAAGCTAA
- the rc3h2 gene encoding roquin-2 isoform X2 yields the protein MPVQAAQWTEFLSCPICYNEFDSSSHQPISLGCSHTVCKTCLHKLHRKACPFDQTPISTDIDLLPVNCALLQLVGAQVPDVQPVSLNSAAEVENYEACKVCVEELALYLKPISGAKELSPSAGVATLSPSVLSRPMQRKLVTLVNCQLVEEEGRVRAVRAGRSLGERTVTELILQHQNPQQLSANLWAAVRARGCQFLGPAMQEDALKLVLLALEDGSALSRKVLVLFVVQKLEARFPQASKTSIGHVVQLLYRASCFKVTKRDEDSSLMQLKEEFRTYEALRREHDAQIVHIAMEAGLRISPEQWSSLLYGDLVHKSHMQSIIDKLQSPESFAKSVQELTIVLQRTGDPANLTSLRPHLELLANIDHNPDVPAPSWEELESVMLAVKLVVHGLVEFIQNFSKKSHDTPQPQANSKYKTSMCRDLRQQGGCPRGTNCTFAHTQDELEKFRLRNKKSISAGRAFPLSPGVMGKTFTMEGGIHEELSAGVGQGLQDTGEDMASLTEGVPCLTHPQLISRGADMMEEIKRAVPNGSNGANGSNGLSSRNTGSTEKKPISPPRTPVSHSSASSPLTTAGGRGDGGDSMPKHGQFVLRASHPSQASELYYQEPHSAYDTPHYQPTCSYYQSSLHPPHKPCMARFLRSSNVPESSLPPSIGPPPSSYPNDPHAPHPPSSSSSGFPPRDRMGPPAFHHHPGQPQYGPLAPAHGVYAPLYDSRRVWRPQLYHREDARSNSLPPEVLHSSVYQPPLRERFNSLDSNYCSGSEHRAGLHRDYGRVPLGYEDLFRRKQEQWAHHHHHHNANRPSQSSPIFTIDFGTEHVEGSGGQCMGCRFRGEESLAHYSPWSCGTIGTCLSPFEPETLAHTSAHSCSEHSELDSNGGGGGGVSSSGVGKRWLHSLDHYRRMKDEDPIIPFSEGPIISKWGAISRASRTGYHTTDPIQATACQGSANTTPINFKDYNHYLDHSDYRWSSRGSDSSSHSSFLESEQLCASDLHCRRTSISSGEKIASDLQARQFAYSRERGRAESEPDPERDIELELCALDMEDSEIKSQESLDLAALQSQDASHFLPPPCSSPLLSSPVEEHSQTEGPLTENMDTHLLKKMAFRKSLSPGGFVSGGLGVGKLVLRTGSPRLGDTSTRACPETPGTEMLLNRS from the exons ATGCCAGTGCAGGCGGCCCAGTGGACGGAGTTCCTGTCCTGTCCCATCTGCTACAATGAGTTTGACAGCAGCAGCCACCAGCCCATCAGCCTGGGCTGCTCCCACACGGTGTGTAAGACCTGCCTCCACAAGCTGCACCGCAAGGCCTGCCCCTTCGACCAGACCCCCATCAGCACTGACATCGACCTGCTGCCGGTCAACTGTGCCCTGCTGCAGCTGGTTGGAGCTCAG GTCCCAGATGTGCAACCGGTGAGCCTGAACAGTGCAGCAGAAGTTGAGAACTATGAGGCGTGCAAGGTGTGCGTTGAAGAGCTGGCTCTCTACCTGAAACCCATCAGCGGAGCAaagg aacTGTCACCTTCTGCAGGTGTGGCGACTCTGAGTCCTAGCGTGCTCAGCCGACCGATGCAGAGGAAGCTGGTGACCTTGGTGAACTGCCagctggtggaggaggagggccGTGTGCGGGCGGTGCGGGCCGGCCGGTCGCTGGGAGAACGGACCGTAACCGAGCTCATCCTCCAGCACCAGAACCCTCAGCAGCTCTCTGCCAACCTCTGGGCAGCGGTGAGGGCGCGGGGCTGCCAGTTCCTGGGTCCTG CTATGCAAGAAGACGCTCTGAAACTAGTTTTACTGGCTCTGGAGGACGGCTCAGCTTTGTCCAGGAAGGTGTTAGTTTTGTTTGTAGTTCAAAAGCTCGAGGCTCGCTTCCCCCAGGCCTCCAAAACCAGCATAGGGCACGTGGTGCAGCTTCTCTACAGGGCCTCCTGCTTCAAG GTGACTAAGCGGGATGAAGACTCCTCGCTGATGCAGCTGAAAGAAGAGTTCCGAACGTACGAGGCTCTCCGGAGAGAACATGACGCTCAGATCGTCCACATCGCCATGGAGGCGGGACTACGGATTTCCCCCGAGCAGTGGTCCTCTCTGTTGTACGGAGACTTGGTCCATAAATCACATATGCAGTCCATTATAGACAAG TTGCAGTCTCCGGAGTCGTTTGCAAAGAGCGTTCAGGAACTGACGATCGTACTTCAGAGGACAGGGGACCCCGCCAACCTCACAAGCCTTAGACCGCACCTAGAGCTGCTCGCCAACATAGACCACAACCCAG ATGTCCCGGCACCATCATGGGAGGAGCTGGAAAGTGTGATGCTAGCTGTGAAGTTGGTGGTCCATGGACTTGTGGAATTCATACAGAACTTCAGCAAAAAGAGCCATGACACTCCACAG CCTCAGGCCAACAGCAAGTACAAGACCAGCATGTGCAGAGACCTCCGTCAGCAGGGAGGCTGTCCCAGAGGAACCAACTGTACTtttgcacacacacaggatGAACTGGAGAA ATTCAGACTGAGAAACAAGAAGAGCATCAGCGCTGGCCGTGCATTCCCTTTGTCTCCAGGGGTTATGGGTAAAACCTTCACCATGGAGGGCGGCATCCACGAGGAATTGTCTGCAGGCGTGGGGCAAGGGCTCCAAGACACAGGGGAGGACATGGCCTCCCTGACAGAGGGGGTGCCCTGCCTGACTCACCCACAACTGATCTCCAGAGGGGCTGACATGATGGAGGAAATAAAGAGGGCGGTGCCAAATGGATCCAATGGGGCTAATGGGTCCAACGGGCTATCCAGCAGAAACACGGGGTCAACTGAAAA GAAGCCCATCTCCCCTCCCAGGACTCCGGTCAGCCACTCCTCAGCGTCATCTCCCTTGACAACAGCAGGGGGGCGGGGTGATGGTGGCGATTCTATGCCCAAACATGGTCAGTTTGTGCTGCGCGCATCACATCCTTCTCAGGCGTCAGAGCTGTACTATCAGGAGCCCCACTCTGCATATGACACGCCACATTATCAACCAACCT GTTCCTACTACCAATCCTCTCTCCATCCTCCTCACAAACCCTGCATGGCTCGCTTCCTTCGATCCTCCAACGTCCCAGAATCCTCTCTCCCGCCCTCGATTGGCCCTCCGCCATCTTCCTACCCAAATGACCCACATGCACCACACccaccttcctcctcctcttcgggCTTCCCTCCCCGAGATAGGATGGGACCTCCTGCCTTCCACCACCACCCGGGGCAGCCTCAGTACGGCCCTCTGGCTCCTGCTCACGGTGTTTATGCTCCGCTCTACGACAGCAGGAGAGTCTGGAGGCCTCAG CTGTACCACAGGGAGGATGCCAGGAGCAACTCGCTGCCTCCGGAAGTGCTGCATTCCTCCGTCTACCAGCCTCCACTCAGGGAGAGATTCAACTCTCTCGACAGCAACTACTGCTCCGGAAGTGAACACCGTGCAGGGCTACACAGG GATTATGGCCGCGTTCCTCTCGGTTACGAGGATTTGTTCAGGAGGAAGCAGGAACAGTGggctcatcatcatcaccatcataaCGCCAACAGGCCCTCCCAGTCCTCCCCCATCTTCACCATCGATTTTGGTACAGAG catgTGGAGGGCAGCGGAGGTCAGTGCATGGGGTGCCGGTTCAGAGGCGAGGAGAGTTTAGCCCACTACTCCCCGTGGTCCTGCGGTACCATCGGCACCTGCCTTAGCCCCTTTGAGCCTGAAACACTCGCACACACATCGGCTCACTCCTGCTCAGAGCACTCG GAGTTGGACAGTAAcggaggtggaggaggtggtGTGAGCAGTAGTGGTGTCGGGAAAAGATGGCTGCATTCGTTGGATCATTATCGGCGCATGAAAGACGAGGACCCGATCATTCCCTTTAGTGAGGGGCCCATtatctcaaagtggggggccaTATCCAGAGCATCTCGCACGGGCTACCACACCACCGACCCCATCCAAGCCACGGCCTGCCAGGGGAGTGCCAACACCACACCCATCAACTTTAAAG ATTACAACCACTACCTGGATCACAGCGACTACAGGTGGAGCTCCAGAGGATCGGACTCTTCCAGCCACTCCAGTTTCCTAGAGAG CGAGCAGCTTTGTGCATCAGATCTTCACTGCCGTCGAACGTCCATTAGCAGTGGAGAGAAAATCGCGTCCGACCTTCAGGCACGTCAGTTCGCCTACAGCCGGGAGCGTGGCCGGGCCGAGAGCGAACCGGACCCGGAGCGAGACATCGAGCTCGAACTCTGCGCTCTAGACATGGAGGATTCAGAGATCAAGTCTCAG GAGTCTTTAGACCTGGCCGCCCTACAGTCTCAGGATGCTTCCCACTTCCTCCCTccaccctgctcctctcctctcctctcttctcctgtGGAGGAGCACTCCCAAACAGAAGGTCCTCTGACTGAAAATATGGACACTCACCTGCTGAAAAAGATGGCCTTCAG GAAGTCTTTATCTCCTGGAGGCTTTGTCTCAGGAGGTCTTGGCGTTGGCAAGCTAGTCCTGCGGACTGGATCTCCTCGACTGGGGGACACTTCCACCCGGGCTTGTCCTGAGACACCCGGGACAGAAATGCTGCTCAATAGAAGCTAA
- the rc3h2 gene encoding roquin-2 isoform X1, whose amino-acid sequence MPVQAAQWTEFLSCPICYNEFDSSSHQPISLGCSHTVCKTCLHKLHRKACPFDQTPISTDIDLLPVNCALLQLVGAQVPDVQPVSLNSAAEVENYEACKVCVEELALYLKPISGAKELSPSAGVATLSPSVLSRPMQRKLVTLVNCQLVEEEGRVRAVRAGRSLGERTVTELILQHQNPQQLSANLWAAVRARGCQFLGPAMQEDALKLVLLALEDGSALSRKVLVLFVVQKLEARFPQASKTSIGHVVQLLYRASCFKVTKRDEDSSLMQLKEEFRTYEALRREHDAQIVHIAMEAGLRISPEQWSSLLYGDLVHKSHMQSIIDKLQSPESFAKSVQELTIVLQRTGDPANLTSLRPHLELLANIDHNPDVPAPSWEELESVMLAVKLVVHGLVEFIQNFSKKSHDTPQPQANSKYKTSMCRDLRQQGGCPRGTNCTFAHTQDELEKFRLRNKKSISAGRAFPLSPGVMGKTFTMEGGIHEELSAGVGQGLQDTGEDMASLTEGVPCLTHPQLISRGADMMEEIKRAVPNGSNGANGSNGLSSRNTGSTEKKPISPPRTPVSHSSASSPLTTAGGRGDGGDSMPKHGQFVLRASHPSQASELYYQEPHSAYDTPHYQPTSGSYYQSSLHPPHKPCMARFLRSSNVPESSLPPSIGPPPSSYPNDPHAPHPPSSSSSGFPPRDRMGPPAFHHHPGQPQYGPLAPAHGVYAPLYDSRRVWRPQLYHREDARSNSLPPEVLHSSVYQPPLRERFNSLDSNYCSGSEHRAGLHRDYGRVPLGYEDLFRRKQEQWAHHHHHHNANRPSQSSPIFTIDFGTEHVEGSGGQCMGCRFRGEESLAHYSPWSCGTIGTCLSPFEPETLAHTSAHSCSEHSELDSNGGGGGGVSSSGVGKRWLHSLDHYRRMKDEDPIIPFSEGPIISKWGAISRASRTGYHTTDPIQATACQGSANTTPINFKDYNHYLDHSDYRWSSRGSDSSSHSSFLESEQLCASDLHCRRTSISSGEKIASDLQARQFAYSRERGRAESEPDPERDIELELCALDMEDSEIKSQESLDLAALQSQDASHFLPPPCSSPLLSSPVEEHSQTEGPLTENMDTHLLKKMAFRKSLSPGGFVSGGLGVGKLVLRTGSPRLGDTSTRACPETPGTEMLLNRS is encoded by the exons ATGCCAGTGCAGGCGGCCCAGTGGACGGAGTTCCTGTCCTGTCCCATCTGCTACAATGAGTTTGACAGCAGCAGCCACCAGCCCATCAGCCTGGGCTGCTCCCACACGGTGTGTAAGACCTGCCTCCACAAGCTGCACCGCAAGGCCTGCCCCTTCGACCAGACCCCCATCAGCACTGACATCGACCTGCTGCCGGTCAACTGTGCCCTGCTGCAGCTGGTTGGAGCTCAG GTCCCAGATGTGCAACCGGTGAGCCTGAACAGTGCAGCAGAAGTTGAGAACTATGAGGCGTGCAAGGTGTGCGTTGAAGAGCTGGCTCTCTACCTGAAACCCATCAGCGGAGCAaagg aacTGTCACCTTCTGCAGGTGTGGCGACTCTGAGTCCTAGCGTGCTCAGCCGACCGATGCAGAGGAAGCTGGTGACCTTGGTGAACTGCCagctggtggaggaggagggccGTGTGCGGGCGGTGCGGGCCGGCCGGTCGCTGGGAGAACGGACCGTAACCGAGCTCATCCTCCAGCACCAGAACCCTCAGCAGCTCTCTGCCAACCTCTGGGCAGCGGTGAGGGCGCGGGGCTGCCAGTTCCTGGGTCCTG CTATGCAAGAAGACGCTCTGAAACTAGTTTTACTGGCTCTGGAGGACGGCTCAGCTTTGTCCAGGAAGGTGTTAGTTTTGTTTGTAGTTCAAAAGCTCGAGGCTCGCTTCCCCCAGGCCTCCAAAACCAGCATAGGGCACGTGGTGCAGCTTCTCTACAGGGCCTCCTGCTTCAAG GTGACTAAGCGGGATGAAGACTCCTCGCTGATGCAGCTGAAAGAAGAGTTCCGAACGTACGAGGCTCTCCGGAGAGAACATGACGCTCAGATCGTCCACATCGCCATGGAGGCGGGACTACGGATTTCCCCCGAGCAGTGGTCCTCTCTGTTGTACGGAGACTTGGTCCATAAATCACATATGCAGTCCATTATAGACAAG TTGCAGTCTCCGGAGTCGTTTGCAAAGAGCGTTCAGGAACTGACGATCGTACTTCAGAGGACAGGGGACCCCGCCAACCTCACAAGCCTTAGACCGCACCTAGAGCTGCTCGCCAACATAGACCACAACCCAG ATGTCCCGGCACCATCATGGGAGGAGCTGGAAAGTGTGATGCTAGCTGTGAAGTTGGTGGTCCATGGACTTGTGGAATTCATACAGAACTTCAGCAAAAAGAGCCATGACACTCCACAG CCTCAGGCCAACAGCAAGTACAAGACCAGCATGTGCAGAGACCTCCGTCAGCAGGGAGGCTGTCCCAGAGGAACCAACTGTACTtttgcacacacacaggatGAACTGGAGAA ATTCAGACTGAGAAACAAGAAGAGCATCAGCGCTGGCCGTGCATTCCCTTTGTCTCCAGGGGTTATGGGTAAAACCTTCACCATGGAGGGCGGCATCCACGAGGAATTGTCTGCAGGCGTGGGGCAAGGGCTCCAAGACACAGGGGAGGACATGGCCTCCCTGACAGAGGGGGTGCCCTGCCTGACTCACCCACAACTGATCTCCAGAGGGGCTGACATGATGGAGGAAATAAAGAGGGCGGTGCCAAATGGATCCAATGGGGCTAATGGGTCCAACGGGCTATCCAGCAGAAACACGGGGTCAACTGAAAA GAAGCCCATCTCCCCTCCCAGGACTCCGGTCAGCCACTCCTCAGCGTCATCTCCCTTGACAACAGCAGGGGGGCGGGGTGATGGTGGCGATTCTATGCCCAAACATGGTCAGTTTGTGCTGCGCGCATCACATCCTTCTCAGGCGTCAGAGCTGTACTATCAGGAGCCCCACTCTGCATATGACACGCCACATTATCAACCAACCT CAGGTTCCTACTACCAATCCTCTCTCCATCCTCCTCACAAACCCTGCATGGCTCGCTTCCTTCGATCCTCCAACGTCCCAGAATCCTCTCTCCCGCCCTCGATTGGCCCTCCGCCATCTTCCTACCCAAATGACCCACATGCACCACACccaccttcctcctcctcttcgggCTTCCCTCCCCGAGATAGGATGGGACCTCCTGCCTTCCACCACCACCCGGGGCAGCCTCAGTACGGCCCTCTGGCTCCTGCTCACGGTGTTTATGCTCCGCTCTACGACAGCAGGAGAGTCTGGAGGCCTCAG CTGTACCACAGGGAGGATGCCAGGAGCAACTCGCTGCCTCCGGAAGTGCTGCATTCCTCCGTCTACCAGCCTCCACTCAGGGAGAGATTCAACTCTCTCGACAGCAACTACTGCTCCGGAAGTGAACACCGTGCAGGGCTACACAGG GATTATGGCCGCGTTCCTCTCGGTTACGAGGATTTGTTCAGGAGGAAGCAGGAACAGTGggctcatcatcatcaccatcataaCGCCAACAGGCCCTCCCAGTCCTCCCCCATCTTCACCATCGATTTTGGTACAGAG catgTGGAGGGCAGCGGAGGTCAGTGCATGGGGTGCCGGTTCAGAGGCGAGGAGAGTTTAGCCCACTACTCCCCGTGGTCCTGCGGTACCATCGGCACCTGCCTTAGCCCCTTTGAGCCTGAAACACTCGCACACACATCGGCTCACTCCTGCTCAGAGCACTCG GAGTTGGACAGTAAcggaggtggaggaggtggtGTGAGCAGTAGTGGTGTCGGGAAAAGATGGCTGCATTCGTTGGATCATTATCGGCGCATGAAAGACGAGGACCCGATCATTCCCTTTAGTGAGGGGCCCATtatctcaaagtggggggccaTATCCAGAGCATCTCGCACGGGCTACCACACCACCGACCCCATCCAAGCCACGGCCTGCCAGGGGAGTGCCAACACCACACCCATCAACTTTAAAG ATTACAACCACTACCTGGATCACAGCGACTACAGGTGGAGCTCCAGAGGATCGGACTCTTCCAGCCACTCCAGTTTCCTAGAGAG CGAGCAGCTTTGTGCATCAGATCTTCACTGCCGTCGAACGTCCATTAGCAGTGGAGAGAAAATCGCGTCCGACCTTCAGGCACGTCAGTTCGCCTACAGCCGGGAGCGTGGCCGGGCCGAGAGCGAACCGGACCCGGAGCGAGACATCGAGCTCGAACTCTGCGCTCTAGACATGGAGGATTCAGAGATCAAGTCTCAG GAGTCTTTAGACCTGGCCGCCCTACAGTCTCAGGATGCTTCCCACTTCCTCCCTccaccctgctcctctcctctcctctcttctcctgtGGAGGAGCACTCCCAAACAGAAGGTCCTCTGACTGAAAATATGGACACTCACCTGCTGAAAAAGATGGCCTTCAG GAAGTCTTTATCTCCTGGAGGCTTTGTCTCAGGAGGTCTTGGCGTTGGCAAGCTAGTCCTGCGGACTGGATCTCCTCGACTGGGGGACACTTCCACCCGGGCTTGTCCTGAGACACCCGGGACAGAAATGCTGCTCAATAGAAGCTAA